A genomic window from Pyxicephalus adspersus chromosome 2, UCB_Pads_2.0, whole genome shotgun sequence includes:
- the NAMPT gene encoding nicotinamide phosphoribosyltransferase isoform X1 encodes MLTVPGADMEVREPEFSILLATDSYKVTHYKQYPPNTTKVYSYFECREKKTEDSKFRKVKYEETVFYGLQYILMKYLKGKVVTKEKIQEAKEVYREHFQDDVFNEKGWNYILEKYDGHLPIEVKAVPEGSVIPRGNVLFTVENTDPECYWLTNWIETILVQTWYPITVATNSREQKKILAKYLLETSGSVQGLEYKLHDFGYRGVSSQETAGIGASAHLVNFKGTDTVAGIGLIKRYYGTKDPVPGFSVPAAEHSTITAWGKDHEKDAFRHIVTQFSSLPVSVVSDSYDIYNACEKIWGEDLRSLIESRSANAPLIIRPDSGNPLDTVIKVLDILGKKFPVEENSKGYKVLPPYIRVIQGDGVDINTLQEIVEGMKQHKWSIENIAFGSGGALLQKLTRDLLNCSFKCSYVVTNGLGVNVFKDPVADPNKRSKKGRLSLHRTSANSFVTLEEGKGDLEEYGPDLLHTVFKNGKIIKCYSFDDVRSNAGLKNRELEEEIY; translated from the exons ATGTTGACAGTTCCCGGTGCAGACATGGAAGTCAGGGAGCCGGAGTTCAGTATTCTGCTGGCCACCGACTCGTACAAG GTTACTCACTATAAACAGTATCCTCCAAACACAACTAAAGTATATTCTTACTTTGAGTGCCGGGAAAAGAAAACCGAAGACTCTAAATTTAGGAAGGTGAAATATGAAGAAACTGTTTTTTATGGATTGCAGTATATTTTAATGAAGTATCTGAAAG GGAAAGTTGTGACCAAAGAAAAAATTCAGGAAGCCAAAGAGGTTTATAGAGAGCACTTCCAAGatgatgtttttaatgaaaaaggttGGAACTACATCCTTGAG aaatatgatGGACATCTGCCTATTGAAGTGAAGGCTGTGCCTGAAGGTAGTGTTATCCCCAGGGGAAATGTCCTTTTCACAGTGGAAAATACAGATCCTGAATGCTACTGGCTTACAAACTGGATAGAG ACAATTCTGGTCCAAACATGGTATCCCATCACTGTAGCAACAAACTCGCGAGAGCAGAAGAAAATTCTTGCTAAGTATTTGTTGGAAACATCTGGTAGTGTGCAGGGACTGGAGTATAAATTGCATGACTTTGGCTACAGAGGGGTTTCCTCACAAGAG actgCAGGGATTGGCGCATCAGCTCATTTGGTGAACTTTAAGGGAACAGATACTGTAGCGGGTATTGGATTAATAAAGCGATACTATGGAACAAAGGACCCAGTTCCTGGCTTTTCTGTGCCAGCAGCTGAACACAG taCAATCACAGCCTGGGGTAAAGATCACGAAAAGGACGCATTTAGGCATATTGTGACACAGTTTTCCTCACTACCTGTTTCAGTGGTTAGTGACAGTTATGACATTTACAATGCCTGTGAGAAAATCTGGGGAGAAGATTTAAGAAGTTTGATTGAATCAAGAAGTGCGAATGCCCCTTTAATAATTCGGCCAGATTCTGGAAATCCTCTTGATACTGTTATAAAG GTACTGGACATTTTAGGAAAGAAATTCCCAGTGGAAGAAAATTCAAAAGGTTACAAGGTCCTACCTCCTTATATTCGTGTAATACAGGGGGATGGTGTGGATATAAACACACTACAAGAG ATTGTAGAGGGGATGAAGCAACATAAGTGGAGTATTGAGAATATTGCATTTGGATCTGGTGGGGCTCTACTGCAGAAACTGACTAGGGACCTGTTGAACTGCTCATTTAAATGTAGCTATGTAGTGACGAATGGCCTTGGG gtaaatgtatttaaagatccCGTGGCTGATCCAAACAAAAGATCAAAGAAAGGACGATTGTCACTTCACAGAACATCTGCAAATTCATTTGTTACCCTTGAAGAAGGGAAGGGAGATCTAGAGGAATATGGCCCA GATCTTCTCCACACGGTATTCAAGAAtggaaaaattattaaatgttacTCATTTGATGATGTAAGAAGCAACGCAGGGCTGAAGAACAGAGAGCTGGAAGAagaaatttactaa
- the NAMPT gene encoding nicotinamide phosphoribosyltransferase isoform X2 → MKYLKGKVVTKEKIQEAKEVYREHFQDDVFNEKGWNYILEKYDGHLPIEVKAVPEGSVIPRGNVLFTVENTDPECYWLTNWIETILVQTWYPITVATNSREQKKILAKYLLETSGSVQGLEYKLHDFGYRGVSSQETAGIGASAHLVNFKGTDTVAGIGLIKRYYGTKDPVPGFSVPAAEHSTITAWGKDHEKDAFRHIVTQFSSLPVSVVSDSYDIYNACEKIWGEDLRSLIESRSANAPLIIRPDSGNPLDTVIKVLDILGKKFPVEENSKGYKVLPPYIRVIQGDGVDINTLQEIVEGMKQHKWSIENIAFGSGGALLQKLTRDLLNCSFKCSYVVTNGLGVNVFKDPVADPNKRSKKGRLSLHRTSANSFVTLEEGKGDLEEYGPDLLHTVFKNGKIIKCYSFDDVRSNAGLKNRELEEEIY, encoded by the exons ATGAAGTATCTGAAAG GGAAAGTTGTGACCAAAGAAAAAATTCAGGAAGCCAAAGAGGTTTATAGAGAGCACTTCCAAGatgatgtttttaatgaaaaaggttGGAACTACATCCTTGAG aaatatgatGGACATCTGCCTATTGAAGTGAAGGCTGTGCCTGAAGGTAGTGTTATCCCCAGGGGAAATGTCCTTTTCACAGTGGAAAATACAGATCCTGAATGCTACTGGCTTACAAACTGGATAGAG ACAATTCTGGTCCAAACATGGTATCCCATCACTGTAGCAACAAACTCGCGAGAGCAGAAGAAAATTCTTGCTAAGTATTTGTTGGAAACATCTGGTAGTGTGCAGGGACTGGAGTATAAATTGCATGACTTTGGCTACAGAGGGGTTTCCTCACAAGAG actgCAGGGATTGGCGCATCAGCTCATTTGGTGAACTTTAAGGGAACAGATACTGTAGCGGGTATTGGATTAATAAAGCGATACTATGGAACAAAGGACCCAGTTCCTGGCTTTTCTGTGCCAGCAGCTGAACACAG taCAATCACAGCCTGGGGTAAAGATCACGAAAAGGACGCATTTAGGCATATTGTGACACAGTTTTCCTCACTACCTGTTTCAGTGGTTAGTGACAGTTATGACATTTACAATGCCTGTGAGAAAATCTGGGGAGAAGATTTAAGAAGTTTGATTGAATCAAGAAGTGCGAATGCCCCTTTAATAATTCGGCCAGATTCTGGAAATCCTCTTGATACTGTTATAAAG GTACTGGACATTTTAGGAAAGAAATTCCCAGTGGAAGAAAATTCAAAAGGTTACAAGGTCCTACCTCCTTATATTCGTGTAATACAGGGGGATGGTGTGGATATAAACACACTACAAGAG ATTGTAGAGGGGATGAAGCAACATAAGTGGAGTATTGAGAATATTGCATTTGGATCTGGTGGGGCTCTACTGCAGAAACTGACTAGGGACCTGTTGAACTGCTCATTTAAATGTAGCTATGTAGTGACGAATGGCCTTGGG gtaaatgtatttaaagatccCGTGGCTGATCCAAACAAAAGATCAAAGAAAGGACGATTGTCACTTCACAGAACATCTGCAAATTCATTTGTTACCCTTGAAGAAGGGAAGGGAGATCTAGAGGAATATGGCCCA GATCTTCTCCACACGGTATTCAAGAAtggaaaaattattaaatgttacTCATTTGATGATGTAAGAAGCAACGCAGGGCTGAAGAACAGAGAGCTGGAAGAagaaatttactaa